One genomic segment of Gemmatimonadota bacterium includes these proteins:
- a CDS encoding NADH-quinone oxidoreductase subunit M, with amino-acid sequence MVMQGSMMKDESNNDAGKAMASSRSLALWIFGIEALLSLGLWWSVDASSPDWTGRIDLAWIPEWGVRFTIGIDGIAQMLILLTTIIMPLAVLGGWTSIREKTHAYYALLLVLTTGMLGVFMSLDLVLFYVMWEVMLVPMYLIIGIWGGQRRLYASLKFFLYTMIGSLLMLVAIVKLGLYAGQGGPPVFGYDAILVAVQAGSVPGAFWLFGAFAVAFAVKVPMFPFHTWLPDAHVEAPTAGSVILAAIMLKMGTFGFVRFAVPLFPEVAMHPTVRMVMLVLAVIGIVYGALVALVQPDFKKLVAYSSVSHLGFVMLGIFAMTVESMQGALMVTISHGVSTGALFLLIGMIYERRHTRQIEDFGGIAKVMPIFALCLTVVALSSIGVPGTNGFVGEFLVLLGSFPTQPWYSVVAATSVIFAAAYMLWAVQRIIYNPLVKPENEALKGHDLNWREIGLLTPLLIAIVWLGVYPKPVLHKTEAAADRLVRRVEATRLSTLPAPREGER; translated from the coding sequence ATGGTGATGCAAGGCTCAATGATGAAGGATGAAAGCAACAACGATGCGGGAAAGGCGATGGCTTCCTCCCGCTCGCTGGCGCTTTGGATATTCGGCATTGAGGCGCTGCTCTCCCTCGGGCTCTGGTGGTCGGTGGATGCCTCCAGCCCGGACTGGACGGGGCGGATCGACCTCGCGTGGATCCCCGAGTGGGGGGTGCGCTTCACGATCGGCATCGACGGGATCGCGCAGATGCTGATCCTGCTCACCACGATCATCATGCCGCTCGCCGTGCTCGGCGGGTGGACGAGCATCCGCGAGAAGACGCACGCGTACTACGCGCTGCTGCTCGTGCTCACCACGGGCATGCTCGGCGTGTTCATGTCGCTCGACCTGGTGCTGTTCTACGTGATGTGGGAAGTGATGCTCGTCCCGATGTACCTGATCATCGGCATCTGGGGCGGCCAGCGCCGGCTCTATGCGTCGCTCAAGTTCTTCCTCTACACGATGATCGGCTCGCTGCTGATGCTGGTGGCGATCGTGAAGCTCGGGCTCTACGCGGGACAGGGCGGCCCGCCGGTGTTCGGCTACGACGCGATCCTCGTGGCGGTGCAGGCGGGGAGCGTGCCCGGGGCCTTCTGGCTCTTCGGCGCGTTCGCGGTGGCCTTCGCGGTGAAGGTGCCGATGTTCCCCTTCCATACGTGGCTGCCCGACGCGCACGTCGAGGCGCCGACCGCCGGGTCGGTGATCCTGGCGGCGATCATGCTCAAGATGGGCACGTTCGGCTTCGTGCGGTTCGCGGTGCCGCTCTTCCCCGAGGTCGCCATGCACCCCACGGTGCGGATGGTGATGCTCGTGCTCGCGGTGATCGGCATCGTGTACGGCGCGCTGGTGGCGCTGGTGCAGCCGGACTTCAAGAAGCTCGTCGCCTACTCGTCGGTCTCGCACCTCGGCTTCGTGATGCTCGGCATCTTCGCCATGACGGTGGAGTCGATGCAGGGGGCGCTGATGGTGACGATCAGCCACGGCGTCTCCACCGGCGCGCTCTTCCTGCTGATCGGCATGATCTACGAGCGGCGGCACACGCGGCAGATCGAGGACTTCGGCGGCATCGCGAAGGTGATGCCGATCTTCGCCCTCTGCCTCACGGTCGTCGCCCTCAGCTCGATCGGCGTCCCCGGGACGAACGGGTTCGTGGGCGAGTTCCTCGTCCTGCTCGGCTCGTTCCCCACGCAGCCCTGGTACAGCGTGGTGGCCGCGACGAGCGTGATCTTCGCCGCCGCGTACATGCTGTGGGCGGTGCAGCGCATCATCTACAACCCGCTCGTGAAGCCCGAGAACGAAGCCCTCAAGGGGCATGACCTGAACTGGCGCGAGATCGGCCTGCTGACGCCGCTGCTCATCGCGATCGTCTGGCTGGGCGTGTATCCCAAGCCGGTGCTGCACAAGACCGAGGCCGCCGCCGACCGACTCGTGCGGCGCGTGGAGGCCACGCGGTTGAGCACGTTGCCCGCGCCGCGCGAGGGAGAGCGCTGA